A part of Maridesulfovibrio hydrothermalis AM13 = DSM 14728 genomic DNA contains:
- a CDS encoding Crp/Fnr family transcriptional regulator produces the protein MKKTQNLNKINLFEGLSEEQLIKLESIAIARELVKGEQVFAAGDEAKGFYSIEAGKVKIYRESLSGKEQIIHIFGPGEIFGEVPVFQGSSYPASAVTLTKSTLLYFSRERFEKIIREDPGLAMSMLALLSGRLRQMVNHVAALSLAEVPSRLASYLLLLKSTQNSSILELDLPKGQIAAYLGTIQETLSRVFKKMNQQGLIRVERKTIEIIDADSLELIASGEEQL, from the coding sequence ATGAAAAAGACACAGAATTTAAACAAAATCAATCTATTTGAAGGTCTGTCTGAAGAACAGCTGATTAAACTTGAATCCATTGCCATTGCAAGAGAACTGGTAAAAGGGGAGCAAGTTTTTGCCGCCGGCGATGAAGCTAAAGGATTCTATAGTATTGAGGCCGGCAAAGTAAAAATCTACCGGGAATCATTATCCGGCAAGGAACAGATTATACACATTTTCGGTCCCGGTGAAATTTTCGGGGAAGTGCCAGTGTTTCAAGGCAGCAGCTATCCGGCAAGCGCCGTTACCCTGACCAAATCCACCCTGCTCTATTTTTCACGGGAACGGTTTGAAAAAATCATCCGCGAAGACCCGGGACTGGCCATGTCCATGCTGGCTTTACTGTCCGGCAGACTCCGCCAGATGGTCAATCACGTTGCAGCACTAAGCCTGGCTGAAGTACCGAGCAGACTGGCAAGTTACCTGCTTCTTTTAAAATCCACTCAGAATTCCAGCATACTGGAACTGGACCTGCCCAAAGGGCAAATTGCAGCATACCTCGGAACAATTCAGGAAACTCTATCCCGCGTCTTCAAGAAAATGAACCAGCAGGGTTTAATCCGGGTTGAGCGTAAAACCATCGAAATCATTGATGCGGACAGCTTAGAACTTATTGCCAGCGGCGAAGAGCAGCTATAA
- a CDS encoding 4Fe-4S binding protein, with protein MGKTASINICRGICGEECRFALFVEKGFDERIEKVITESGWPEFLNERYGGKVNPHKMFTVNGAACPNGCSRPHIADIGLIRSCVPVIDHEQCIACEECVRSCPDEAMEMVDGRVVITREKCLVCGICVRFCPTEVISCSRNGWRVLAGGRLGRHPRLGTELPGVFSSDEALTLVSKALRIWMDNYEEDKRFGWVMDRIGYEKLLED; from the coding sequence ATGGGCAAAACAGCCTCAATAAATATTTGTCGTGGAATTTGCGGCGAGGAATGCCGCTTTGCTCTTTTTGTGGAGAAAGGGTTTGATGAGCGGATTGAAAAGGTCATTACTGAAAGCGGCTGGCCTGAATTCCTGAACGAAAGATATGGCGGAAAAGTTAATCCGCACAAAATGTTTACTGTAAACGGAGCAGCCTGTCCTAATGGTTGTTCGCGTCCTCATATTGCTGATATCGGGCTGATCCGGTCCTGTGTGCCGGTGATTGATCATGAGCAGTGCATTGCCTGTGAGGAGTGCGTACGCAGTTGTCCTGATGAAGCTATGGAAATGGTTGATGGACGTGTTGTTATTACCCGGGAAAAATGTCTGGTTTGCGGTATCTGTGTAAGATTCTGCCCCACGGAGGTTATTTCCTGCTCCCGCAATGGCTGGCGTGTTCTTGCCGGTGGACGTCTCGGCAGGCATCCGCGGCTCGGAACCGAACTCCCCGGAGTCTTTTCTAGTGATGAAGCCCTTACTCTTGTATCTAAAGCCTTGAGAATTTGGATGGATAACTATGAAGAGGATAAACGTTTCGGATGGGTCATGGACCGCATAGGTTATGAAAAACTTCTCGAAGATTAA
- a CDS encoding 4Fe-4S binding protein, with protein MGIFLITISYLLLAAHAVRGGDWGLAVFMIGSAGLIFTRQRWAGLVSTVLLGCGSFLWISKGAGLISLRINTGGDWVRLAVIMGLLFALTLFSATYGISPAGRDKFFRDKEKGVFRASIFLLTALLLEITRSKVSFPILMVDRFFPGWGRAEIFLLAFYASWIGGKMFTPDGAVKIRPRIWALFSVVFFGQLALGLAGAEQFLMTGKLHLPVPALIAAGPVYRGGGFFMPILFTVSVLLVGPAWCSHLCYIGAWDDLCSRMSKKRPAKKFPHALIWMRLILLFIVLAAAYIMNVSGLSGYAAVCWAAAFGVLGVLIMIYFSRKMGMMVHCTAFCPMGIVSNLLGRLSPWRMKISPDCCSCFKCSQLCRYDALRKVDIEAGRPGLSCTLCGDCISSCAGSCIGYKLPYLSFSISRKIFLVLVISLHALFIGVARV; from the coding sequence TTGGGCATTTTTTTGATCACCATTTCATATTTGCTTCTGGCTGCTCATGCTGTGCGTGGCGGGGACTGGGGGCTTGCTGTTTTTATGATCGGTTCGGCTGGACTTATTTTTACCCGCCAACGCTGGGCCGGGCTTGTCTCTACGGTTTTGCTGGGTTGTGGTTCCTTTTTATGGATCAGTAAGGGAGCAGGGCTGATCAGCCTGCGTATTAATACAGGAGGGGATTGGGTCCGGCTGGCTGTGATCATGGGGCTACTGTTTGCTCTGACTCTGTTTTCCGCTACATATGGAATTTCTCCTGCGGGGCGGGATAAATTTTTCCGTGATAAAGAAAAAGGGGTATTCAGGGCTTCAATTTTTCTGCTCACCGCTCTGCTTTTAGAAATAACCCGAAGTAAGGTCTCATTTCCAATACTTATGGTTGATCGCTTTTTCCCGGGCTGGGGCAGGGCGGAAATATTTTTGCTGGCTTTTTATGCATCGTGGATAGGCGGGAAAATGTTTACTCCGGACGGGGCCGTCAAAATACGTCCGCGTATCTGGGCATTATTTTCTGTGGTTTTTTTTGGTCAGCTTGCGCTGGGGCTGGCAGGGGCGGAGCAATTTCTTATGACCGGCAAGCTGCATCTTCCTGTGCCGGCTCTTATTGCCGCTGGACCTGTTTATCGGGGAGGCGGTTTTTTTATGCCCATACTTTTTACTGTATCGGTCCTGCTGGTCGGTCCTGCATGGTGCAGTCATCTCTGCTACATAGGAGCATGGGATGATCTATGCAGTCGCATGTCTAAAAAGCGTCCCGCAAAGAAGTTCCCGCATGCTTTGATCTGGATGCGGCTTATTCTTTTATTTATCGTTTTGGCAGCAGCATACATAATGAATGTATCCGGTTTGTCTGGCTATGCTGCTGTCTGCTGGGCTGCTGCGTTCGGGGTGCTGGGCGTGCTGATTATGATTTATTTTTCCCGCAAGATGGGGATGATGGTTCATTGCACAGCTTTTTGTCCTATGGGAATTGTTTCTAATCTACTGGGCAGGTTGTCACCTTGGCGTATGAAAATTTCACCAGACTGCTGTTCATGCTTTAAGTGCAGTCAGCTCTGCCGTTATGATGCCCTTAGGAAGGTGGATATAGAAGCAGGTCGTCCGGGATTATCCTGTACTTTATGCGGAGATTGTATTTCATCCTGCGCTGGTAGCTGTATTGGGTACAAACTTCCTTACTTGTCATTTTCCATTTCCCGTAAAATATTTTTGGTCTTGGTTATCTCGTTGCATGCTTTGTTCATAGGTGTTGCCCGCGTATAA
- a CDS encoding ferredoxin: MSRTVTLAAALTIDIDACIGCEACVEECPEVFTMGPGGLAQVYNPEGADEAKIEEAIDICPVNCIIWEH, translated from the coding sequence ATGAGCCGTACTGTTACTCTTGCAGCAGCTCTTACTATTGATATTGATGCCTGTATCGGGTGCGAGGCTTGTGTAGAAGAGTGTCCAGAGGTTTTTACTATGGGGCCGGGCGGCCTTGCTCAAGTCTATAACCCTGAGGGAGCGGACGAAGCAAAGATCGAAGAGGCCATAGATATCTGTCCGGTTAATTGTATTATTTGGGAACATTAA
- the hcp gene encoding hydroxylamine reductase → MFCNQCEQTAKGQGCTVKGVCGKTDEVSAIQDLLVQVCVELGTVATAARKEGLTVSNEANRLTSEAIFSTLTNVNFDEERFVPLIKNIAAARDELAGKVKADCGVITKIAATADELSKQGEAFPVTSFDTNEDLRSLKQIIVYGLKGVAAYVDHAAILGQEDEGLYASIHEALAAVPQELSMEELVGLTMKCGEMNLKAMELLDAGNTGTYGHPVPTEVPLGAKAGKAILVSGHDLKDLRQLLEQTEGSGINIYTHGEMLPCHAYPELKKYDHFYGHYGTAWQNQAKEFAAFPGAILMTTNCIQKPVESYKGDIFTTGLVGWPGVTHVTNGDFAAVIEKAKELPGFEADTDQGSVLCGFARNAVLGVADKVIEGVKSGAIKHFFLVGGCDGAKPGRNYYTEFVEQAPQDTVILTLACGKFRFFDKKLGDIDGIPRLLDIGQCNDAYSAIQIAVALADAFECDVNELPLSMILSWYEQKAVSILLTLLHLGIKDIRLGPSLPAFITPNVLNFLVENFNIMPISTPEEDLKAILG, encoded by the coding sequence ATGTTTTGCAATCAGTGTGAACAGACAGCAAAAGGCCAGGGATGTACCGTTAAAGGTGTATGCGGTAAAACTGACGAAGTATCCGCTATTCAGGATCTTCTGGTTCAGGTTTGCGTAGAGCTTGGAACAGTCGCGACCGCAGCTCGCAAAGAAGGTCTGACAGTTTCAAATGAAGCTAACCGCCTTACCTCGGAAGCCATTTTCTCAACTCTTACTAACGTAAACTTTGACGAAGAAAGATTCGTACCTCTCATTAAAAACATTGCAGCAGCTCGTGATGAGCTTGCAGGCAAAGTAAAAGCAGACTGTGGCGTGATCACTAAGATTGCCGCTACCGCTGATGAACTCAGCAAGCAGGGCGAAGCTTTTCCCGTAACTTCTTTTGATACCAATGAAGATCTGCGCTCACTAAAGCAGATCATTGTATATGGACTTAAAGGCGTAGCCGCATATGTGGATCACGCAGCGATTCTCGGTCAGGAAGACGAAGGACTCTACGCTTCAATTCATGAAGCACTTGCAGCTGTTCCTCAGGAACTTAGCATGGAAGAGCTTGTCGGGCTGACCATGAAGTGTGGTGAGATGAACCTTAAAGCAATGGAACTGCTTGATGCAGGTAATACCGGTACTTACGGACATCCTGTACCGACTGAAGTTCCTCTGGGGGCTAAAGCCGGTAAGGCAATCCTTGTTTCCGGTCATGATCTGAAAGATCTGCGTCAACTTCTTGAACAGACTGAAGGTTCCGGCATCAACATTTACACCCACGGTGAAATGCTGCCTTGCCACGCTTACCCTGAGCTGAAAAAGTATGATCATTTCTACGGACATTACGGAACAGCATGGCAGAATCAGGCAAAAGAATTTGCTGCATTCCCCGGTGCTATCCTGATGACCACCAACTGCATCCAGAAACCTGTTGAAAGTTATAAAGGTGATATTTTCACCACCGGCCTTGTTGGCTGGCCCGGCGTTACTCACGTAACCAACGGTGATTTTGCAGCAGTTATTGAAAAAGCAAAAGAACTCCCCGGCTTTGAAGCTGATACCGATCAGGGTTCCGTACTCTGCGGGTTTGCAAGAAATGCAGTGCTCGGCGTAGCAGACAAAGTTATCGAAGGTGTAAAATCAGGCGCAATCAAGCACTTCTTCCTCGTTGGCGGATGTGATGGAGCCAAACCCGGACGTAACTACTATACCGAATTCGTTGAACAGGCTCCGCAGGATACTGTTATCCTTACTCTCGCTTGCGGTAAGTTCCGTTTCTTTGACAAAAAGCTCGGCGATATCGATGGTATCCCCCGTCTGCTTGACATTGGTCAGTGTAATGATGCTTACTCCGCAATTCAGATTGCAGTTGCTCTTGCTGATGCATTCGAATGTGACGTAAACGAGCTGCCCTTGTCCATGATCCTGTCCTGGTACGAGCAGAAAGCAGTATCCATCCTGCTGACACTGCTGCATCTCGGCATCAAGGATATTCGCCTCGGGCCTAGTCTCCCGGCGTTTATCACACCGAACGTGCTGAACTTCCTTGTTGAAAATTTCAACATCATGCCTATCAGCACACCTGAAGAAGATTTAAAGGCTATTCTCGGCTAG
- a CDS encoding ATP-binding protein, whose protein sequence is MKVRRKLIQIDEELCNGCGECVPGCEEGALQIVDGKAKLVAEKFCDGLGACLGECPTGALKVIEVEADDFDPDAVTELLTEQGRAVPDHMPSPESLRLDAEPKAHSGCGCGGSKLEEFKPSPCQKSNVPADIDSKVGPSQLTHWPIQIRLVPAEAPFLKDADLLLTADCVAVSLPGYHERFLPGRKVLMGCPKFDDVELYHQRLTEIFAKSGVKSVTVLEMEVPCCANFSRIVLAALKAADSDIPTEKVVVARTGEIKFRGSLDKLVPLK, encoded by the coding sequence ATGAAAGTAAGAAGAAAATTAATTCAGATAGATGAAGAGTTGTGTAACGGCTGCGGTGAATGTGTACCGGGCTGTGAAGAAGGTGCTTTGCAGATTGTTGACGGCAAGGCAAAGCTTGTTGCTGAAAAATTTTGTGACGGTCTGGGGGCCTGTCTGGGGGAATGCCCCACCGGCGCGCTTAAAGTTATTGAAGTAGAAGCTGACGATTTCGATCCTGATGCTGTGACAGAACTTTTGACTGAGCAGGGACGGGCGGTTCCAGATCATATGCCATCTCCTGAAAGCCTGCGTCTTGATGCCGAACCTAAAGCTCACAGCGGTTGCGGCTGCGGCGGTTCAAAGCTTGAAGAATTCAAGCCTTCCCCCTGCCAGAAATCCAATGTGCCTGCAGACATTGATTCAAAGGTCGGACCTTCACAGCTGACTCACTGGCCTATTCAGATCAGACTGGTTCCTGCTGAAGCTCCTTTTCTCAAAGATGCCGACTTGCTGCTGACAGCTGACTGTGTCGCGGTCTCTCTGCCCGGATATCACGAAAGATTTTTGCCGGGCCGTAAAGTGCTCATGGGCTGTCCCAAGTTCGATGATGTGGAATTATATCATCAGAGACTTACTGAGATTTTTGCAAAAAGCGGTGTTAAATCAGTGACTGTGCTCGAAATGGAAGTGCCTTGCTGTGCTAACTTCAGCCGTATAGTTTTGGCCGCCCTCAAAGCGGCTGACTCTGATATTCCAACAGAGAAAGTTGTCGTAGCCCGTACCGGCGAAATTAAATTCAGAGGAAGTCTGGATAAGCTTGTACCGCTTAAATAA
- a CDS encoding purine-nucleoside phosphorylase yields MTSPESIIVISRHILEKIDNFQVGTIGIILGSGLGEAITKLDKAIEIPYSEIPGFPQSTVKGHSGSLIYGFMQEKPILVFSGRFHIYEGYTAAEACTTVRVMGELGIKTIFITNAAGALNPRYDAGDLMLITDHINFTGHSPLTGPNHDQWGLRFPDMSKVYCEKLQAVALESARATAVRLERGVYVQVSGPNLETPAETRMLKMIGADAVGMSTAIEAVAAVHMGIKVMGIACLTNKNLPDCMAETTHEAVIEQAAKSSAAMSVLIKDIITRLN; encoded by the coding sequence ATGACCTCCCCAGAATCTATTATTGTTATTAGCAGGCATATATTAGAAAAGATAGATAATTTTCAAGTAGGAACCATCGGAATCATTCTTGGTTCCGGCCTCGGCGAAGCCATCACAAAACTGGATAAAGCCATAGAAATACCCTACTCAGAAATTCCGGGGTTCCCGCAATCAACGGTAAAAGGACACTCAGGCAGCCTGATATACGGTTTTATGCAAGAAAAACCGATACTTGTATTCAGCGGACGCTTCCATATCTATGAAGGCTACACCGCAGCTGAAGCCTGCACCACAGTGCGGGTCATGGGCGAACTTGGCATCAAAACAATTTTCATAACCAATGCAGCCGGAGCACTCAACCCGCGATATGATGCTGGTGACCTGATGCTCATTACCGATCACATTAATTTCACAGGCCATTCCCCGCTCACCGGTCCGAATCATGATCAGTGGGGGCTACGCTTCCCCGACATGAGCAAGGTTTATTGCGAAAAACTGCAAGCCGTGGCTCTGGAGTCAGCCAGAGCAACAGCTGTACGCTTAGAGCGCGGGGTATATGTACAGGTCTCAGGCCCCAACCTTGAAACTCCCGCTGAAACGCGTATGCTCAAAATGATCGGCGCAGACGCTGTAGGCATGTCCACCGCCATTGAAGCCGTTGCCGCAGTTCATATGGGTATAAAAGTAATGGGGATCGCCTGCTTAACCAACAAAAATCTGCCAGACTGCATGGCGGAAACAACCCACGAGGCAGTCATAGAACAGGCAGCTAAATCCTCGGCAGCTATGTCCGTCCTCATCAAAGACATTATTACCCGCCTGAATTAA
- a CDS encoding motility protein A, giving the protein MDFSTLIGMLVGLSLVVGAIFIGGAVDVFINVPGMMIVIGGTLASICVAFPFEEVIQAMVAGFKAFSSRKVKVNEVVNIMVKVAEISRREGLIALENVQTENVVLRKSCQLIADNADPELIRATLRIEISAMKRRHKIAQDVYKRLAGLAPAFGMLGTLIGLVQMLSNLQEPASIGPAMAVAILTTFYGSLLATVLFIPIGAKLRARTLQEQLHLEIIFEGAKSILENNNPRLVYEKLSSFQAPKDRAGE; this is encoded by the coding sequence ATGGATTTTTCCACTTTAATCGGGATGCTTGTCGGGCTTTCTCTTGTGGTTGGAGCAATTTTCATTGGCGGGGCTGTTGATGTCTTTATCAATGTTCCCGGTATGATGATTGTTATTGGCGGCACTTTGGCCTCCATTTGTGTTGCTTTCCCTTTTGAAGAAGTCATTCAGGCTATGGTTGCCGGGTTCAAAGCGTTTTCCTCCAGAAAAGTGAAGGTTAACGAAGTTGTAAACATCATGGTCAAGGTTGCTGAGATCAGTCGCCGTGAAGGTCTGATTGCCCTTGAGAATGTTCAGACGGAGAACGTAGTTTTAAGAAAGTCGTGTCAGCTCATTGCTGATAACGCCGATCCAGAGCTTATCCGTGCTACTTTGCGGATTGAAATCTCCGCTATGAAAAGGCGGCATAAGATTGCGCAGGATGTTTATAAACGTCTTGCCGGACTTGCGCCTGCTTTCGGGATGCTCGGAACTCTTATCGGGCTGGTGCAGATGCTGTCCAATCTTCAGGAACCTGCCTCTATCGGTCCTGCAATGGCTGTTGCTATTTTGACTACATTTTACGGGTCGTTGCTGGCAACAGTACTTTTCATCCCTATCGGGGCCAAGCTCCGGGCGAGAACGCTTCAAGAACAACTGCATCTTGAGATTATTTTCGAGGGTGCTAAATCTATTCTTGAAAATAATAATCCGCGTCTGGTATATGAAAAGCTGTCTTCATTTCAGGCCCCTAAAGATAGAGCCGGAGAATAG
- a CDS encoding OmpA/MotB family protein: MSDDLLKGSLFVDEPEDESEPNEWITTFADLTMLLLVFFILLYSMSEIDTKKFDMTFQSVTQAITGKIDKVATSRVAREEAGAILNQVVTRRQIIKAQRKVFEDVKYLQTTKGVEGIMSANFEDGKITIKLPGDVLFKPGQVELSKKGREAIKAMKDFFLQHPDQYINIKGYTDNIRPGKGSRLKDNWEFSSLRAVNVLRYLMKLGLKPNRLTATGLGEMNPVVPNSSPRNRQRNRRVEFVLDKIITGP; this comes from the coding sequence ATGAGTGATGATCTGTTAAAAGGTTCACTTTTCGTTGACGAGCCTGAAGATGAGAGCGAGCCAAACGAATGGATAACCACCTTTGCTGATTTAACCATGCTTCTGCTTGTTTTCTTTATTTTGCTTTACTCCATGTCTGAAATTGATACCAAAAAATTTGATATGACGTTTCAGTCAGTGACTCAGGCCATTACCGGAAAGATCGATAAGGTTGCTACAAGCAGAGTGGCGCGCGAAGAGGCCGGCGCTATTCTTAATCAGGTAGTGACTCGCAGGCAGATTATTAAAGCTCAGCGCAAAGTCTTTGAAGATGTCAAATATCTCCAGACCACCAAAGGGGTGGAGGGGATAATGAGTGCCAATTTTGAAGACGGAAAAATTACCATTAAACTTCCCGGTGATGTATTATTCAAACCGGGGCAGGTTGAACTGAGCAAAAAGGGGCGCGAGGCTATTAAGGCCATGAAGGATTTTTTTCTCCAGCACCCTGATCAGTATATCAACATTAAAGGATATACTGATAACATCCGTCCCGGAAAAGGAAGCAGGCTTAAAGATAATTGGGAATTTTCATCTTTGCGCGCAGTAAACGTGCTTAGATATCTGATGAAGCTGGGTCTTAAACCCAACAGGCTTACCGCGACCGGGTTAGGAGAGATGAATCCGGTTGTGCCCAACAGTTCGCCGCGCAATCGCCAGCGTAACCGGCGGGTTGAATTTGTATTAGATAAGATAATTACAGGACCGTAG
- a CDS encoding PilZ domain-containing protein, producing MDISFDSKNAARGAFRTSLPGLVIKISGYPEPHNVKDFSVNGLAFASGKDKFEVDSQFEIDFILGKKVILSGLVVKVVRDIGKGLIGCVFVDLNKYQEERLDKLVLEVQKRMILLRKQKGVSA from the coding sequence ATGGATATTTCTTTTGATAGCAAAAATGCGGCCAGAGGTGCTTTCAGGACGAGTCTTCCGGGGCTTGTAATCAAGATCTCAGGTTATCCCGAGCCGCATAATGTTAAGGATTTCAGTGTAAACGGCTTGGCTTTTGCTTCTGGCAAAGATAAGTTTGAAGTTGACAGTCAGTTTGAGATTGACTTTATTTTAGGTAAAAAAGTTATTCTATCCGGCCTTGTGGTAAAGGTTGTCAGGGATATTGGTAAAGGTCTCATAGGCTGTGTTTTTGTTGACCTTAATAAATATCAGGAAGAACGGCTTGATAAACTTGTGCTTGAAGTCCAGAAGCGTATGATATTACTGCGCAAGCAAAAGGGTGTTTCTGCATAA
- a CDS encoding biotin carboxylase N-terminal domain-containing protein, with protein MYTGEHKVLIANRGEIAIRIAKACMELNQNFVCVYTDADRESGHVRFAREKGGEDSLFRISSYHDANEIFSVADKCSATAVHPGYGFFAEDFRFARRVAKRNNPLIFIGPSWWIIKDLGDKINTKRLARSLGVPTVPGSDSPIYDELEAVELANSLFSFQREQGLQAPAIMVKASAGGGGMGIEEVTDPDEFRSVYRRIRNYAKRQFNDEGVLIEQRIYGFNHLEVQVVSERSGKNHVHFGTRNCSVQSSGNQKRIEVAPGFASDEIHYIFDAAGVLESITEHSLSMARKVGYDNVGTWEWIVTPRGEPFLMEVNTRIQVENGVSAAIAAINGYYNVDIVREQIRLGLGENIGYSQEDISLGGVAIEYRIIAENSDNNFAPWVGTIKEFNWDDQEWLEVYTQVPTDCAYEIPTEFDPNLALAIVRGDSLEQARQRGVRFLKGLTLDGADRHGRMLESNLSYLIDKTSELLEF; from the coding sequence GTGTACACAGGTGAACACAAGGTTCTGATTGCCAACCGTGGTGAGATTGCAATTCGCATTGCCAAAGCCTGCATGGAACTGAACCAGAATTTTGTCTGCGTCTACACTGATGCGGACCGGGAAAGCGGGCATGTGCGTTTTGCCCGTGAAAAAGGTGGAGAGGACAGTCTTTTCCGCATCAGCTCATACCATGATGCCAATGAAATATTTAGCGTAGCTGATAAGTGCAGTGCTACAGCCGTGCATCCCGGTTATGGTTTTTTTGCTGAAGATTTCCGTTTTGCCCGCAGAGTGGCGAAGAGGAATAATCCACTTATATTCATTGGTCCCTCATGGTGGATTATTAAGGATCTTGGCGATAAAATTAATACCAAGCGTCTTGCCCGCAGTCTCGGGGTTCCCACCGTTCCGGGGTCCGACAGTCCTATCTATGATGAGCTTGAAGCTGTAGAACTTGCCAATAGTCTTTTTTCTTTCCAGCGTGAACAGGGGTTGCAGGCCCCGGCTATTATGGTCAAAGCTTCCGCCGGCGGAGGTGGCATGGGCATTGAGGAAGTCACCGATCCCGATGAATTCCGCTCTGTGTACAGACGCATCCGCAATTATGCAAAACGCCAGTTCAACGACGAAGGTGTGTTGATCGAACAGCGTATTTACGGTTTTAACCATCTGGAGGTTCAGGTTGTTTCCGAGAGAAGCGGAAAGAATCATGTTCACTTCGGAACCCGTAACTGCTCGGTTCAAAGCAGCGGTAACCAGAAGCGCATTGAAGTTGCCCCCGGTTTTGCTTCTGATGAAATCCATTATATTTTTGACGCTGCCGGAGTGCTGGAGAGCATTACTGAGCATTCTTTGTCCATGGCCCGTAAGGTCGGCTATGATAATGTCGGCACATGGGAATGGATTGTCACTCCCCGCGGGGAGCCTTTTTTGATGGAAGTCAATACCCGCATTCAGGTGGAGAATGGTGTATCAGCTGCTATTGCCGCCATTAACGGTTATTATAATGTTGATATTGTGCGGGAACAGATAAGGCTCGGGCTGGGTGAAAATATAGGTTACTCTCAAGAAGATATTTCTCTCGGCGGTGTTGCCATTGAGTACCGCATTATTGCAGAAAATTCCGATAATAATTTTGCTCCGTGGGTGGGGACCATCAAAGAATTTAATTGGGACGATCAGGAGTGGCTTGAGGTTTATACGCAGGTTCCTACTGATTGTGCCTATGAAATACCTACTGAATTTGACCCCAACCTTGCTCTGGCCATTGTACGCGGAGACTCGCTTGAGCAGGCCAGGCAGCGCGGTGTCAGGTTCCTGAAAGGGCTGACTCTGGACGGGGCTGATCGTCATGGGCGGATGCTTGAATCAAATCTTTCTTATTTAATAGATAAGACTTCAGAGTTGCTGGAATTTTAA